Within the Cervus canadensis isolate Bull #8, Minnesota chromosome 17, ASM1932006v1, whole genome shotgun sequence genome, the region TTGACCCAAGCGTGCCCCCACCCggcctcctccatcctcccctccccgcGGGGCTCCTCCTTAGTCGGGGTGGGGGTCGGGACGGGAGGGGACGCTCACGTACTTGACACCGGGGTCCTCCCGGCGCGCTGGCCGAGCGCAGGTCCCGGGATTGAGTCCTCGGGCTCTGAGTCCGGCGGGGACACGGCGGCCAGCGACCCAGCACGGAGCTTCCCGAGCCGCCTCCGGTGCCGCGTCCCCGCTCCCTGTGGTGACCCCAGGGCCTGTCCACCGTGGGCCGCCCAGGCCCGGCCCCTGAAGCGCAGAGCCGTGTGGCTCGATTTCAGAAGGCCCTTCCCTGTGGCCGCTGGAGAGGAGAAGCGCGGGGGCTCTGAGACGGGGGTCTCTGCCGGCCGGCCCCTCAGGACCAGGAGAGGGGCCGTCTCCCCGGGGCCCCTCCGCCGAACACGGGGCTGGATGGGCTGCGAGCCTCATAGTCCGGTTCCCTCCTTCTCCCGGGGCGGGAGCGGGGAGAGCCCACGCTGGAAAACTCGTCTGTCCGCTTCCTGCTCGGCTTCCGCGCGTCG harbors:
- the LOC122419650 gene encoding translation initiation factor IF-2-like, whose amino-acid sequence is MHGAGRGRGRPRPGTTRGSRAGSGQTSFPAWALPAPAPGEGGNRTMRLAAHPAPCSAEGPRGDGPSPGPEGPAGRDPRLRAPALLLSSGHREGPSEIEPHGSALQGPGLGGPRWTGPGVTTGSGDAAPEAAREAPCWVAGRRVPAGLRARGLNPGTCARPARREDPGVKKRRSPPTS